One Streptococcus sp. zg-86 DNA window includes the following coding sequences:
- a CDS encoding FtsX-like permease family protein yields MFLAIEEMRQSKLRYGLVLGLLVLIAYLVFFLTGLAYGLMQQNRAAVDKWQADTVLLSSEANKLITASHIDRHLADDVVADEKALLKQQAGAAWVKEDASSDDKEKISVFAIEKGSFIEPNIVEGRLFEKAHEVVVDKSLGEKEGFELGKMIHLSAFDEPVTIVGYTDRAAFGVAPVVYMDFDDLPTTSKVPNQDDVTLVSGIIVRGEVTAHPEELEKLTTADFIEHLPGYKAQNVTFAFMIGFLVVIAAIVVAIFIYVLTTQKAPIFGLMKIQGLSNGFISASVVAQTFLLSGLGTLLGLVLTYLSSLALPSAVPFENNWIFYGGVGISLILFALMGASFSVRSIFKVDPLQNLS; encoded by the coding sequence ATGTTTTTAGCAATTGAAGAAATGCGTCAGAGTAAGCTCCGTTATGGCTTAGTTCTGGGCTTATTAGTATTGATAGCCTATCTGGTTTTTTTCCTGACAGGATTGGCCTATGGCTTGATGCAGCAAAATAGGGCAGCAGTTGATAAATGGCAGGCGGATACAGTCTTGCTCTCATCAGAAGCCAACAAGTTGATAACAGCTTCGCACATTGATCGCCATTTAGCAGATGATGTAGTAGCTGATGAGAAGGCGCTCCTCAAGCAACAAGCAGGTGCAGCGTGGGTAAAAGAGGATGCAAGTTCTGACGATAAGGAAAAAATTAGCGTGTTTGCCATTGAAAAAGGCTCCTTCATAGAACCGAATATCGTAGAAGGGCGTTTGTTTGAAAAGGCACACGAAGTAGTCGTTGATAAATCCTTAGGAGAAAAAGAAGGCTTTGAATTAGGAAAAATGATCCACCTCTCTGCTTTTGATGAACCTGTTACCATTGTTGGATACACAGATCGTGCAGCTTTTGGTGTTGCCCCAGTTGTCTATATGGATTTTGACGATTTACCAACAACGAGTAAGGTGCCAAATCAAGATGATGTTACCTTGGTTAGTGGAATCATTGTCCGAGGGGAAGTGACTGCTCATCCAGAAGAATTGGAGAAATTAACGACTGCTGATTTTATCGAACACCTTCCAGGTTATAAGGCGCAAAATGTGACCTTTGCCTTTATGATTGGGTTTTTAGTTGTGATTGCCGCCATTGTAGTTGCTATTTTCATCTATGTCTTGACAACGCAAAAAGCACCAATTTTTGGCTTAATGAAGATTCAAGGTTTATCAAATGGATTCATTTCAGCGAGTGTCGTAGCACAGACCTTCTTACTTTCTGGGCTTGGTACGCTTCTTGGTCTCGTCTTGACTTATCTGTCCTCCCTTGCTCTTCCAAGTGCAGTTCCCTTTGAGAATAATTGGATTTTCTATGGAGGGGTGGGTATTTCCTTGATTTTATTTGCTTTAATGGGTGCTAGCTTCTCTGTTCGCTCCATTTTTAAAGTCGATCCATTGCAGAATTTATCCTAG
- a CDS encoding UDP-N-acetylmuramoyl-tripeptide--D-alanyl-D-alanine ligase has protein sequence MKVTIYEVARVVGAKNDVTVYEDGPLNKVEFDSRLIVEGDLFVPLKGARDGHDFIPVAVENGCAITFSEKEVAAPHILVEDCLLAFQALAAYYLEKMQVQVIAVTGSNGKTTTKDMIHDILATTFVTYKTQGNYNNEIGLPYTVLHMPDNTEKLVLEMGQDHLGDIHLLSEIAKPSLAVITLFGEAHLEFFGSREQIAQGKLQIADGMPAGATLLLPNDSIGDAYLPSQQQLVRFGEGGEIYLTSLSENKTSLTFTTNFIDGAITLPVTGKYNATNAMVASYVGKCLGISDEAIKVALAQLQLTRNRTEWKKAGNGADILSDVYNANPTAMRLILETFSSIPANDNGKKIAVLADMKELGDQSVALHQKMITSLSPDSLDTLFFYGQDIEGLAQLASQMFPIGKVYFFRKNEAEDQFEELVARVLECVGAHDQVLLKGSNSMHLDQLVVALENR, from the coding sequence ATGAAAGTAACAATCTATGAAGTTGCCCGTGTTGTCGGAGCAAAAAATGATGTAACAGTATATGAAGATGGCCCGCTGAATAAGGTTGAATTTGATAGCCGATTGATAGTCGAAGGGGATTTATTTGTCCCGTTAAAGGGAGCAAGAGACGGTCATGATTTTATTCCAGTAGCTGTTGAAAATGGCTGTGCCATTACCTTTTCTGAAAAAGAAGTAGCGGCTCCCCATATTTTAGTTGAAGACTGTCTGCTTGCATTTCAGGCTTTGGCGGCTTACTACCTTGAGAAAATGCAGGTCCAAGTGATAGCTGTGACAGGTTCAAATGGCAAAACGACGACGAAAGATATGATTCACGATATTCTAGCAACGACCTTTGTGACCTATAAAACCCAAGGGAATTACAATAATGAAATTGGATTGCCTTATACGGTTCTTCATATGCCGGACAATACTGAAAAACTCGTTCTTGAAATGGGACAGGATCATCTAGGAGATATTCATCTCTTGTCTGAAATTGCAAAGCCCAGTCTTGCTGTGATTACACTCTTTGGTGAAGCTCACTTGGAATTTTTTGGATCACGAGAGCAGATTGCACAAGGAAAATTACAGATTGCAGATGGAATGCCAGCTGGAGCAACCTTGTTGCTACCAAATGATTCAATCGGGGACGCCTACCTTCCTAGCCAGCAGCAGCTTGTTCGCTTTGGAGAAGGAGGAGAGATTTATCTCACCAGCTTGTCAGAAAATAAAACTAGTCTGACGTTTACAACCAACTTTATTGACGGTGCCATCACCCTCCCTGTAACGGGTAAGTATAATGCTACCAATGCTATGGTAGCAAGCTATGTGGGAAAATGTCTCGGTATTTCAGATGAAGCGATTAAAGTGGCTTTAGCCCAATTACAACTGACTCGTAACCGAACAGAATGGAAAAAAGCGGGAAATGGGGCAGATATTTTAAGCGATGTCTACAATGCCAATCCGACAGCCATGCGGTTGATTTTAGAAACCTTCTCAAGTATTCCAGCTAATGATAATGGGAAAAAAATTGCCGTTTTAGCGGATATGAAAGAATTGGGTGACCAGTCTGTTGCTCTGCACCAAAAAATGATAACCAGTCTGTCGCCAGATTCTCTAGACACGCTCTTCTTCTACGGACAAGATATAGAAGGCTTGGCTCAATTGGCTTCCCAGATGTTTCCAATTGGAAAAGTGTATTTCTTTAGGAAAAATGAAGCAGAAGACCAGTTTGAGGAGCTTGTTGCGCGTGTCCTCGAATGTGTTGGGGCTCATGATCAGGTTTTACTCAAAGGCAGTAATTCCATGCACCTTGATCAGCTAGTAGTAGCACTAGAGAACAGATAA
- a CDS encoding D-alanine--D-alanine ligase — protein sequence MSKETIILLYGGRSAEREVSVLSAESVMRAINYEKFFVKTYFIAQNGDFIKTQEFDATPSVDEKLMTNNTIIPSQGIRPSDIYEENAVVFPVLHGPMGEDGSIQGFLEILRLPYVGTNVLSSSVAMDKITTKHVLASEGIPQVAFETVIEGEDVEAKICAVEANLTYPVFVKPANMGSSVGISKAENQAELRAAIELAFRYDSRLLVEQGVNAREIEVGLLGNADVKTTLPGEVVKDVAFYDYDAKYIDNKITMAIPAAISSEIAEQMRTYAAAAFRAIGGCGLSRCDFFLTEDGEIFLNELNTMPGFTQWSMYPLLWDNMGLTYPDLIETLVSLAKETFVKREQHLI from the coding sequence ATGTCAAAAGAAACCATTATCCTCCTTTACGGTGGTCGTTCGGCAGAACGTGAAGTATCTGTATTATCTGCTGAGAGCGTGATGCGCGCGATTAATTATGAGAAATTTTTTGTTAAAACGTATTTTATTGCGCAAAATGGTGATTTTATCAAGACACAAGAATTTGATGCCACACCTTCTGTGGATGAAAAATTAATGACCAATAACACTATTATTCCAAGCCAAGGGATTCGGCCGAGTGATATTTATGAAGAAAATGCGGTTGTTTTTCCTGTGCTTCACGGTCCTATGGGCGAAGACGGCTCCATTCAAGGCTTCCTAGAAATCTTGCGCTTACCTTATGTGGGAACCAATGTCCTCTCTTCAAGTGTAGCTATGGATAAAATTACGACCAAGCACGTTTTAGCTTCAGAAGGCATTCCACAAGTGGCTTTTGAAACGGTTATTGAAGGTGAAGATGTAGAAGCAAAGATTTGTGCAGTAGAAGCTAATCTGACTTATCCTGTCTTTGTTAAGCCAGCGAATATGGGCTCAAGTGTCGGTATTTCTAAGGCAGAAAATCAAGCTGAGTTACGAGCTGCGATTGAACTGGCTTTTCGTTATGACAGCCGTCTCTTGGTAGAGCAAGGAGTGAACGCTCGAGAAATTGAAGTTGGACTATTAGGTAATGCTGATGTTAAGACAACCCTACCAGGTGAAGTTGTTAAGGATGTTGCCTTCTATGACTATGATGCTAAATACATTGATAATAAGATTACCATGGCAATTCCAGCAGCCATTTCATCTGAGATTGCGGAGCAAATGCGGACCTATGCAGCAGCAGCTTTTCGAGCAATTGGTGGTTGTGGTCTATCTCGTTGCGATTTCTTTTTAACGGAAGACGGCGAAATTTTTCTCAATGAGTTAAATACTATGCCAGGGTTCACTCAATGGTCTATGTACCCACTTTTATGGGATAATATGGGTCTTACCTATCCTGATTTAATCGAAACCTTAGTATCTCTAGCCAAGGAGACTTTTGTAAAACGTGAGCAACATTTAATCTAG
- the pbp2b gene encoding penicillin-binding protein PBP2B gives MTKNTYSRKGREESFIPRRLTVLFAIVIALFSILIARLAYMQIINKDFYTAKLAKASQKVITNSSVRGQIYDAKGVPLVENQVEQVATFTRSNKMTARQMKEVAGKLLQWVTVTESDVTPRERADYYLADPEVYAEVVKKLPKEQRLDTDGNFLDESLIYNSAVASLTEEQLAYSDEELKVVELFSQMNAAAYFETVNLVTDPLTAEQIAMIAANEADLPGISTASNWKRVVVPTSLASIIGTVTTQQAGLPEEDAKEYLAKGYSFNDRVGTAYLEKQYEEVLQGQREKKEINLDRNGNVESIQTLQEGSKGKNIKLTIDLAFQDGVNAILKRHFDSELATGSARYSEGVYAVVMEPQTGAVLAMAGYSHDKKTNEVKENALGTVTNAFVPGSIVKGATLTAGWENGIIAGNQVLTDQPIQFAGSTPITSWFTAFGNRNISAVEALQYSSNTYMVQLALSILGQPYIPGMILNENDSLGASMEKLRGTFGEYGLGVPTGIDLPLESTGFIPKDYTIANYITNSFGQFDNYTPMQMAQYAATVANGGRRISPHIAEGIYANNAEGNLGELLEPIAGKELNQVNLSADEMDLIQQGFYLVVNGASGFTTGRAIGEGASVSISAKTGTAETFVTTESGQILDAVNTNIVSYAPSANPQIAVAVILPNLTDLESSTSKRITTEIINLYQSLHPMR, from the coding sequence GTGACGAAAAATACCTATTCCCGTAAGGGGCGTGAGGAGAGTTTTATTCCTCGGCGTTTAACCGTTCTATTTGCTATTGTGATTGCCTTGTTTTCCATTTTGATTGCAAGATTGGCTTATATGCAGATTATCAATAAAGACTTTTATACTGCTAAACTAGCAAAAGCTAGTCAAAAAGTCATTACAAACAGCTCTGTGCGGGGTCAGATTTATGATGCTAAGGGTGTTCCCTTGGTGGAGAATCAGGTAGAGCAAGTAGCGACCTTTACACGCTCCAATAAAATGACAGCTCGGCAGATGAAAGAAGTAGCTGGGAAGTTGTTACAATGGGTTACTGTGACCGAGAGTGATGTGACGCCACGAGAACGTGCAGATTACTACTTGGCTGATCCAGAAGTGTATGCAGAAGTTGTTAAGAAATTGCCTAAGGAACAGCGATTGGACACAGATGGGAATTTTCTTGATGAATCCCTTATTTATAACAGTGCTGTTGCAAGCTTGACAGAAGAGCAGCTGGCTTATTCAGATGAAGAATTAAAGGTAGTAGAACTCTTTTCACAGATGAATGCCGCAGCTTACTTTGAAACAGTCAATCTGGTTACTGATCCACTCACGGCAGAGCAGATTGCCATGATTGCGGCAAATGAAGCTGACTTACCAGGTATTTCAACTGCTAGCAATTGGAAGCGCGTAGTGGTGCCGACTTCTCTTGCTTCGATTATTGGAACGGTGACTACTCAACAAGCTGGTTTGCCAGAAGAAGATGCCAAGGAGTATTTAGCAAAGGGCTATTCCTTCAATGACCGTGTGGGAACGGCTTATTTAGAAAAACAATATGAAGAAGTGTTGCAAGGTCAGCGAGAAAAGAAGGAAATCAACCTGGATCGTAATGGCAATGTGGAGAGTATTCAAACCTTGCAAGAAGGCAGTAAAGGTAAGAATATTAAATTAACGATTGATCTTGCTTTTCAAGATGGGGTTAATGCGATTTTAAAACGCCATTTTGATAGTGAATTAGCAACAGGAAGTGCCCGTTATTCTGAAGGTGTTTATGCAGTCGTTATGGAACCTCAGACAGGAGCAGTTCTTGCTATGGCAGGGTATAGCCATGATAAAAAGACCAATGAAGTCAAAGAAAATGCCTTGGGTACCGTGACCAATGCCTTTGTTCCAGGATCTATTGTCAAGGGAGCTACCCTGACAGCAGGTTGGGAGAACGGTATCATTGCGGGAAATCAAGTGTTAACCGATCAACCGATTCAATTTGCGGGTTCTACTCCGATTACATCTTGGTTTACTGCATTTGGGAATCGGAATATCTCTGCGGTAGAAGCCTTACAATATTCCTCCAATACCTATATGGTTCAGCTTGCTTTGAGTATACTGGGGCAACCCTACATACCGGGGATGATTTTAAACGAGAATGATTCGCTCGGTGCTTCAATGGAGAAATTGCGTGGAACTTTTGGCGAATACGGGCTTGGAGTTCCAACCGGAATTGATCTACCGCTTGAATCAACCGGTTTTATTCCTAAAGATTATACGATTGCAAATTATATTACCAATTCATTTGGTCAATTTGATAACTATACACCGATGCAAATGGCTCAATATGCTGCTACCGTAGCAAATGGTGGTCGTCGCATCAGTCCTCATATAGCAGAGGGAATCTATGCCAATAATGCAGAAGGTAATCTTGGTGAGTTGCTGGAGCCAATAGCTGGTAAGGAATTAAATCAGGTCAATCTGTCAGCTGATGAAATGGATCTCATTCAGCAAGGATTTTATCTGGTTGTAAATGGTGCTAGTGGCTTTACAACTGGACGAGCTATTGGAGAAGGTGCCAGTGTGTCCATTAGTGCCAAGACAGGGACAGCCGAAACCTTTGTAACAACAGAATCAGGTCAGATCTTGGATGCAGTCAATACCAATATTGTATCCTATGCGCCGAGTGCGAATCCACAGATTGCTGTAGCAGTCATCTTGCCGAATTTAACAGACCTCGAATCATCTACTAGTAAGCGGATTACGACAGAAATTATCAATCTATACCAGTCTCTTCATCCAATGCGCTAG
- a CDS encoding ABC transporter ATP-binding protein has product MSTLVFENISKQFQDGEQMITALKPTNFSVEAGEFVAIIGPSGSGKSTFLTLAGGLQTPSEGRIIINQADYSDLPEKKRAQLRYRDIGFILQSSNLIPFLTVEKQLELVDRVNKCSNKEKREQLLAELDVAHLKTKFPKDLSGGERQRVAIARALYNDPALILADEPTASLDTERAFEVVALLAKESKERHKSIIMVTHDHRMIEECDKVYEMKDGVLTQVR; this is encoded by the coding sequence ATGAGTACCTTAGTATTTGAAAACATTAGTAAACAATTTCAAGACGGAGAGCAGATGATTACTGCGCTGAAACCAACGAATTTTAGTGTAGAAGCTGGAGAATTTGTAGCGATTATTGGACCATCTGGGTCTGGAAAAAGTACCTTTTTGACCTTGGCAGGTGGTTTGCAAACTCCGTCAGAGGGGCGGATTATCATTAATCAAGCAGATTATTCTGATTTACCAGAAAAGAAACGGGCCCAGCTTCGTTACAGAGATATTGGTTTTATCCTCCAATCCTCTAATCTGATCCCTTTTTTGACGGTAGAAAAACAGTTGGAATTGGTAGACCGTGTTAATAAATGTTCGAACAAGGAAAAGAGAGAACAATTGCTAGCAGAGTTGGATGTAGCGCATTTAAAAACAAAATTTCCCAAGGATTTATCCGGAGGAGAGCGCCAACGAGTGGCGATTGCCCGCGCTTTATACAATGATCCAGCCTTGATATTAGCAGATGAGCCGACAGCCAGTTTGGATACGGAACGAGCTTTTGAAGTGGTAGCGCTCCTTGCTAAAGAAAGTAAAGAACGCCATAAGTCCATTATCATGGTCACCCACGATCACAGAATGATTGAAGAATGCGATAAGGTCTATGAAATGAAAGACGGTGTTTTAACTCAGGTTCGATAA
- the recR gene encoding recombination mediator RecR, producing the protein MLYPTPIAKLIESYTKLPGIGIKTATRLAFYTIGMEEDVVNEFAKNLLAAKRDLAYCQICGNLAEEETCAICQDQTRDLSTILVVEDSRDVSAMENIQEYHGLYHVLHGLISPMNGVGPDDINLKSLLTRLMDNEVTEVIIATNATADGEATSMYISRVLKPAGIKVTRLARGLAVGSDIEYTDEVTLLRAIENRTEL; encoded by the coding sequence TTGTTATACCCTACACCTATTGCAAAATTGATTGAGAGTTATACGAAACTACCTGGAATTGGGATTAAGACAGCGACCCGTCTGGCCTTTTATACGATTGGTATGGAAGAAGATGTCGTGAATGAGTTTGCTAAAAATCTGCTAGCTGCTAAGCGCGACTTGGCCTATTGTCAGATTTGTGGTAATTTGGCAGAAGAAGAAACCTGTGCCATTTGCCAAGATCAGACAAGGGATTTATCTACGATTTTAGTTGTTGAAGACAGTAGAGATGTCTCAGCCATGGAAAATATTCAAGAATACCACGGACTATACCATGTTCTGCATGGCTTGATTTCGCCTATGAACGGTGTTGGACCAGATGATATTAACCTCAAAAGTTTGCTAACACGTTTAATGGACAACGAAGTGACAGAAGTCATTATTGCCACCAATGCAACAGCTGATGGCGAAGCGACTTCTATGTATATCTCAAGGGTTCTAAAACCTGCAGGTATTAAAGTGACACGATTGGCAAGAGGATTAGCGGTTGGTTCAGATATTGAATATACCGATGAAGTAACGCTCTTGAGGGCCATTGAAAATCGTACAGAGCTCTAA